Proteins from one Danaus plexippus chromosome 2, MEX_DaPlex, whole genome shotgun sequence genomic window:
- the LOC133319262 gene encoding uncharacterized protein LOC133319262 — MWVKSDPTGSSAMVREWRWHYIKQFLRTFPIVQTIKTQRELTSLRRFKGSRSSVSIGSLTIRTAQRCMESSGRSWCCGVPDQRSEFCEATRNCLRDVNLRGHCSAAVSRYTTLITVTSTLKTLSN, encoded by the exons ATGTGGGTCAAATCCGACCCTACGGGGAGTAGTGCGATGGTAAGAGAGTGGCGATGgcattatattaaacagttCCTCAGAACATTCCCCATTGTACAGACGATAAAAACACAGAGGGAGCTCACATCCCTTCGGAGGTTTAAGGGTTCTAGATCGTCTGTGAGCATCGGATCGCTGACAATACGAACAGCCCAACGTTGCATGGAGTCTAGTGGAAGAAGTTGGTGCTGTGGGGTACCGGATCAGAG ATCTGAATTCTGTGAGGCCACAAGAAATTGCCTCCGAGATGTTAATCTCCGGGGACATTGCTCTGCGGCTGTTTCACGATACACGACTTTGATTACAGTTACTTCGACGCTAAAAACGTTGAGTAACTGA